From one Cygnus olor isolate bCygOlo1 chromosome 26, bCygOlo1.pri.v2, whole genome shotgun sequence genomic stretch:
- the C26H19orf44 gene encoding uncharacterized protein C19orf44 homolog, whose translation MGEVGMETAGRAPWHRSRFLKVQAVEVRGNQRCQALGSAVQAMNRGIAKGAPGCTAHTRSSSALRKVAQLESKIMNRKKQMELQNADFSQKPLNEESLSSASSHEHSTRGKKYLKNYATASRNTTVSNGCPKEEESIQSPIKSGTVKQKLGLDTGEKEMREFTENSLEFPSGSENRRVVTSDSKWSGKSKTPVSLGTPPPSHKEVSLAEVSKAPSLHSRDSQKNVFGTVGLQTPPASRNLSALRSMKSQSPSSTKNNTVKITLPRTGHTKQTQISLGSDGSEIRSLDDLFSKAADAEDSTSVSSNDFRLNILSLDDLASNITSEMAELKQKGTDIQITQESNRNPKKDTFQVEKDQPSLKISAVTGVSDPSEGDTEKNVTEADISEHLGEVSADFSRQRQDYPDHDERTVNSEYSEDFEKSMSTTDREAVSDMPEEHSESSTYSGKDPSSSTSTPLLTRERHERVRRLTVKETAVQTVDSPFTYCWSKTNNTAVLGPPVGNSYIDPVPIASHVISMDAVEALTAYSPSVLVLNAMLKQHLTLTQQFVENIQHLHLCLVESLENEKFHYHTLEEAKEYIKNHRSPPLTLEQAREEIRKAQEEKLL comes from the exons ATGGGTGAGGTGGGGATGGAGACGGCTGGAAGAGCGCCGTGGCACCGCAGCAGGTTCCTCAAGGTGCAGGCCGTGGAAGTACGGGGAAACCAGCGGTGCCAGGCGCTGGGAAGTGCTGTGCAGGCAATGAACAGAGGCATAGCAAAGGGCGCTCCGGGTTGCACTGCCCACACGCGATCAAGCTCAGCGCTGAGGAAGGTGGCACAACTAGAAAGCAAAATCATGAATCGGAAGAAGCAGATGGAATTGCAAAACGCTGACTTCAGCCAGAAGCCTTTGAATGAAGAATCCCTCTCATCTGCTTCCAGTCATGAGCACAGCACAAGAGGCAAGAAATATCTGAAGAATTATGCTACAGCCAGTAGAAATACAACCGTCAGTAATGGCTGTcctaaggaagaagaaagcatccAAAGCCCAATAAAGAGTGGTACGGTTAAACAAAAGCTTGGTTTGGATACAGGCgaaaaggaaatgagagaatTCACGGAGAACTCTCTGGAGTTTCCCAGTGGAAGTGAGAATCGGAGGGTTGTTACGAGTGATTCTAAGTGGAGTGGAAAG AGTAAGACTCCAGTTTCATTAGGAACACCTCCTCCATCTCATAAGGAAGTTTCACTGGCAGAGGTATCCAAAGCACCTTCTCTTCACAGCAGAGACTCACAGAAGAATGTTTTCGGTACAGTTGGTTTACAAACACCACCAGCCAGCAGAAACCTGTCAGCACTACGTAGTATGAAATCTCAATCACCATCTTCCACGAAAAACAATACTGTAAAAATTACCTTGCCTAGAACAGGCCACACCAAACAAACCCAAATATCACTTGGAAGCGATGGAAGTGAAATAAGATCATtagatgatttattttcaaaagcagctgatGCAGAAGATTCAACCAGCGTAAGCTCAAATG ACTTCAGACTGAATATCCTGAGCCTTGATGATTTGGCATCAAACATCACCAGTGAGATGGCAGaattaaagcagaaa GGGACAGACATTCAAATTACTCAAGAATCAAACAGAAATCCAAAAAAAGATACATTCCAGGTGGAAAAGGACCAACCCTCTCTTAAAATAAGTGCAGTAACTGGTGTGAGTGATCCTTCTGAAGGCGATACTGAAAAAAACGTGACTGAAGCTGATATCTCTGAACATTTAGGTGAagtttctgcagatttttctaGACAGAGACAGGATTATCCTGATCATGACGAGAGAACTGTTAATTCAGAATATTCTGAAGACTTTGAAAAGTCCATGTCAACAACAGACAGGGAAGCTGTATCAGACATGCCAGAGGAACATTCTGAGAGTAGCACATATTCTGGAAAAGACCCATCTTCTTCAACATCAACACCTTTGCTTACTAGAGAGAGGCACGAACGGGTGCGCAGATTAACTGTAAAAGAAACCGCAGTTCAGACAGTGGATTCTCCGTTCACCTATTGCTGGTCAAAGA CAAACAACACTGCAGTACTTGGCCCACCTGTTGGAAACAGCTACATTGATCCAGTACCTATTGCCAGTCATGTCATCAGCATGGATGCAGTAGAAG CCTTGACAGCGTACAGTCCATCAGTTCTTGTTTTAAATGCCATGCTAAAACAGCACTTGACGTTGACCCAGCAGTTTGTGGAGAACATTCAGCACCTTCACTTATGCCTCGTGGAGTCATTAGAGAATGAGAAGTTCCACTATCACACACTGGAAGAGGCTAAAGAG TACATCAAGAATCACAGATCTCCACCTCTAACACTTGAACAAGCACGTGAAGAAATTCGGAAAGCACAGGAGGAGAAACTACTCTGA
- the CALR3 gene encoding calreticulin-3: protein MAAAVGPGVGGALRRALGPGPGPGPLLLLGAALGAARAAVYFQEQFLDGAGWQKRWVHSEYKAERLGTFKLTAGKFYGDPVRDKGLQTSENSKFYAISSRFKPFSNKGKTLVIQYTVKHEQKIDCGGGYIKIFSSDLDQKNLSGDSHYYIMFGPDICGSETKKVHVILNYKNKPHPLKKPIRCKVDGYTHLYTLIIRPDQTYEVKIDNAVVASGNLEDDLDFLPPRKINDPAVKKPRDWDDRIQIDDPNDIKPEDWDEPEYIMDTSAEKPEDWDDSVNGKWSYPMVKNPLYRGEWQPRQIDNPNYRGVWPHPKIDNPNYSPDYNIYSYENISIIGLDIWQVRAGTIFDNFLITDDEDYAEDFGDETWGETKDPEKEMNIRQTEEEQERERVTEEKYFEQRFKKKIKEKRKSQRDRVMRSSIKKEEL from the exons ATGGCGGCCGCGGTCGGGCCGGGCGTTGGCGGTGCCTTGAGGCGGgccctggggccggggccggggccggggccgctcctGCTCCTCGGGGCCGCGCTGGGGGCTGCTCGGGCCGCGGTGTACTTCCAGGAGCAGTTTCTGGATGGAG CCGGCTGGCAGAAGAGGTGGGTGCACTCCGAGTACAAGGCAGAAAGGCTTGGGACGTTTAAACTCACGGCTGGGAAGTTCTATGGAGATCCAGTGCGAGATAAAG GCCTTCAAACTAGTGAGAACTCCAAATTTTATGCAATCTCCTCACGATTTAAACCGTTTAGTAATAAAGGGAAGACTCTGGTCATTCAATACACTGTGAAACATGAGCAGAAAATAGATTGTGGTGGGGGATACATTAAGATTTTTTCCTCAGACTTGGATCAGAAGAACCTGAGTGGAGATTCCCATTACTATATAATGTTTG GGCCAGATATCTGTGgatctgaaacaaagaaagtccatgttattttaaattacaagaaTAAACCCCACCCATTGAAGAAACCAATCAGATGTAAG GTTGATGGTTATACACATCTGTATACTTTGATTATAAGGCCAGATCAGACTTACGAAGTAAAAATTGATAATGCAGTGGTTGCATCAGGCAACTTAGAAGACGATTTAGATTTTTTGCCACCAAGGAAAATTAATGATCCAGCAGTGAAGAAACCCCGTGACTGGGATGATCGAATCCAAATTGATGATCCAAATGACATCAAACCTGAG GATTGGGATGAACCTGAATATATTATGGACACTAGTGCTGAGAAACCTGAAGACTgggatgattctgtgaatggaAAATGGAGTTATCCTATGGTCAAGAATCCTCTATACAGA GGGGAGTGGCAACCAAGGCAGATTGATAACCCAAATTACAGAGGGGTTTGGCCTCACCCAAAGATTGACAATCCAAATTACTCGCCAGACTACAATATCTACAGTTATGAAAACATCAGCATTATTGGACTAGATATCTGGCAG GTGAGAGCTGGCACAATTTTTGACAACTTCTTGATAACAGATGATGAGGATTACGCAGAAGACTTTGGAGATGAAACATGGGGAGAAACAAAG GAtcctgaaaaggaaatgaacatCAGGCAGactgaggaggagcaggagagagaaagggtcacagaagaaaaatactttgagcaacggtttaagaaaaaaataaaggaaaaaagaaaatctcaaagaGATCGAGTGATGAGGAGCTCTATCAAGAAAGAAGaactttaa